A single Rattus norvegicus strain BN/NHsdMcwi chromosome 5, GRCr8, whole genome shotgun sequence DNA region contains:
- the Ppp1r8 gene encoding nuclear inhibitor of protein phosphatase 1: MAAAVNSGSSLPLFDCPTWAGKPPPGLHLDVVKGDKLIEKLIIDEKKYYLFGRNPDLCDFTIDHQSCSRVHAALVYHKHLKRVFLIDLNSTHGTFLGHIRLEPHKPQQIPIDSTVSFGASTRAYTLREKPQTLPSAVKGDEKMGGEDDELKGLLGLPEEETELDNLTEFNTAHNKRISTLTIEEGNLDIQRPKRKRKNSRVTFSDDDEIINPEDVDPSVGRFRNMVQTAVVPVKKKRMEGSGSLGLEESGSRRMQNFAFSGGLYGGLPPTHSEPGSQPHGIHGTALIGGLPMPYPNLAPDVDLTPVVPSAVTINPTPNPAVYNPEAVNEPKKKKYAKEAWPGKKPTPSLLI; the protein is encoded by the exons ATGGCGGCAGCCGTGAACTCCGGCTCCAGCCTCCCGCTGTTCGACTGCCCGACTTG GGCAGGTAAACCGCCACCAGGCTTACATCTGGATGTAGTGAAAGGAGACAAGCTAATTGAG AAGCTGATTATTGATGAGAAGAAGTATTATTTATTTGGGAGGAACCCCGATCTGTGCGACTTTACCATCGACCACCAGTCTTGCTCTCGGGTCCACGCAGCACTGGTGTACCACAAGCACCTGAAGAGAGTTTTCTTGATAGATCTCAACAGCA CACATGGCACTTTTTTGGGTCATATCCGGCTGGAACCGCACAAGCCTCAGCAGATTCCCATTGACTCCACGGTCTCGTTCGGCGCGTCCACGAGGGCGTACACTCTGCGAGAGAAGCCTCAGACACTGCCATCGGCTGTGAAAGGAGATGAGAAGATGGGCGGAGAGGACGATGAACTTAAGGGCTTGTTGGGACTTCCTGAGGAGGAGACCGAGCTGGAT AACCTGACAGAGTTCAACACTGCCCACAACAAGCGGATTTCAACCCTCACTATTGAAGAGGGAAATCTGGACATTCAGAGaccaaagaggaagaggaagaactcGAGGGTGACCTTCAGTGATGATGATGAGATCATCAacccag AGGATGTGGATCCGTCTGTTGGTCGCTTCCGGAACATGGTGCAGACTGCAGTGGTTCCAGTCAAG AAGAAGCGGATGGAGGGCTCAGGCTCCCTGGGCCTGGAGGAGTCAGGGAGCAGGCGCATGCAGAACTTTGCCTTCAGCGGAGGACTATACGGGGGCCTGCCCCCCACACACAGTGAACCAGGCTCCCAACCACATGGCATTCACGGGACAGCGCTCATTGGTGGCTTGCCCATGCCATACCCGAACCTCGCCCCTGATGTGGACTTGACTCCTGTTGTGCCGTCAGCAGTGACCATAAATCCCACACCAAACCCCGCAGTGTATAACCCTGAAGCTGTAAATGAACCCAAGAAGAAGAAATACGCGAAGGAGGCTTGGCCCGGCAAGAAGCCCACGCCTTCCTTACTGATTTGA